One genomic window of Ottowia oryzae includes the following:
- a CDS encoding YceI family protein produces MRLHTLIAAAGLTAVAVAVPAMAADYVTEPTHTHAYFEISHFGAAVNRVRFDKEEGKIQFDPAAKTGHVELTIDASSLNSGVPPFDAHLKGADIFDVERHPTIKFVSTKFHFKGDKVSSVDGQLTIKGKTHPVTLKASQFACYQSPMLKREVCGGDFSATIDRTQWGLDYGMGMVAGKEVKLIATVEAVRQ; encoded by the coding sequence ATGCGACTCCACACCCTGATCGCCGCCGCGGGCCTGACTGCCGTCGCCGTCGCCGTACCCGCCATGGCCGCCGACTACGTGACCGAGCCGACGCACACCCACGCGTACTTCGAGATCAGCCACTTCGGCGCTGCCGTGAACCGCGTGCGCTTCGACAAGGAGGAGGGCAAGATCCAGTTCGACCCCGCGGCCAAGACCGGCCACGTCGAGCTGACCATCGACGCCAGCTCGCTGAACAGCGGCGTGCCGCCTTTCGACGCGCACCTGAAGGGCGCCGACATCTTCGACGTTGAGAGGCACCCCACCATCAAGTTCGTCAGCACCAAGTTCCACTTCAAGGGCGATAAGGTGTCGTCCGTGGACGGCCAGCTGACCATCAAGGGCAAGACGCACCCGGTGACGCTCAAGGCCAGCCAGTTCGCCTGCTACCAAAGCCCGATGCTCAAGCGCGAAGTGTGCGGCGGCGATTTCAGCGCCACCATCGATCGCACGCAGTGGGGCCTGGACTACGGCATGGGCATGGTCGCTGGCAAGGAAGTGAAGCTGATCGCCACCGTGGAGGCCGTGCGGCAGTAA
- a CDS encoding NADP-dependent malic enzyme gives MTKPLSPAEKALREAALEYHRSPTRGKIAVNATKPLSNQLDLSLAYSPGVAYPCLDIQADPSKAAEYTSRGNLVGVVTNGTAVLGLGDIGPLAGKPVMEGKGCLFKKFAGIDVFDIELAERDPDKLVDIIAALEPTLGGINLEDIKAPECFYIEKKLRERMNIPVFHDDQHGTAIISSAALLNALELVGKQIGAVKVAVSGAGAAAIACLDVMVALGVKPANVFACDSKGLIYNGRAGGFDESKARFAQPDTGLRTLADVVKGADVFLGCSAAGVLTGDMVKTMADKPVILALANPEPEIRPEEALAARPDCIIATGRSDYPNQVNNVLCFPYIFRGALDCGATKITEEMKLACVREIAALAKAETSAEVAAAYAGKDLQFGAEYIIPTPFDPRLIMRIAPAVAKAAAESGVATRPIEDMDAYRISLERFVYQTGMVMRPVYAKAHSVAPQNKRVAYAEGEDERVLRAAQIAIDDRLATPILIGRPAVIETRIAKAGLRMRLGKDVECVNPEDDPRFRTYWETYHRLMARNGVSVEAAKATVRRSSTVIAALMVHLGDAEAMLCGLVGRFDAHLDNIRDIIGVEPGAPGLATLNALMLPERTLFITDTYVNDDPDAELLAAIAQMAAIEVRNFGMPPKVAFVSHSNFGSSKRPAALKMRRARELFREMAPDIESDGEMHADNALSVALRNQAVSDSTLTGEANLLVCPNLDSANILFNVLKITVGNGVTIGPMLLGTAAPAHVLTPSATVRRLVNMTALAVAEAAARRDTRA, from the coding sequence ATGACCAAGCCCCTCTCGCCCGCTGAGAAGGCCCTGCGCGAAGCCGCGCTGGAATACCACCGCTCACCCACCCGCGGCAAGATCGCCGTCAACGCCACCAAGCCGCTGTCCAACCAGCTGGATCTGTCGCTGGCGTATTCGCCCGGCGTGGCCTACCCGTGCCTGGACATTCAGGCCGACCCGTCCAAGGCGGCCGAATACACCAGCCGCGGCAACCTGGTGGGCGTGGTGACCAACGGCACCGCCGTGCTGGGGCTGGGCGACATCGGCCCGCTGGCCGGCAAGCCGGTGATGGAGGGCAAGGGGTGCCTCTTCAAGAAGTTCGCCGGCATCGACGTGTTCGACATCGAGCTGGCCGAGCGCGACCCCGACAAGCTGGTGGACATCATCGCGGCGCTCGAGCCCACGCTCGGCGGCATCAACCTGGAAGACATCAAGGCGCCCGAGTGCTTCTATATCGAGAAGAAGCTGCGCGAGCGCATGAACATCCCCGTGTTTCACGACGACCAGCACGGCACGGCCATCATCTCCAGCGCCGCGCTGCTGAACGCGCTGGAGCTGGTGGGCAAGCAGATCGGCGCCGTGAAGGTGGCCGTCAGTGGCGCGGGCGCAGCCGCCATCGCCTGCCTGGACGTGATGGTGGCGCTGGGCGTCAAGCCCGCCAACGTGTTTGCCTGCGATTCCAAGGGCCTGATCTACAACGGCCGCGCAGGCGGCTTTGACGAGAGCAAGGCACGCTTTGCCCAGCCCGATACGGGCCTGCGCACGCTGGCCGACGTGGTCAAGGGCGCGGACGTGTTCCTGGGCTGCTCGGCCGCGGGCGTGCTGACGGGCGACATGGTCAAGACCATGGCCGACAAGCCCGTCATCCTGGCGCTGGCCAACCCCGAACCTGAGATCCGCCCCGAAGAAGCGCTGGCCGCGCGGCCCGACTGCATCATCGCCACGGGCCGCAGCGACTACCCTAACCAGGTCAACAACGTCCTGTGCTTCCCCTACATCTTCCGGGGCGCGCTGGACTGCGGCGCCACCAAGATCACCGAAGAGATGAAGCTGGCCTGCGTGCGCGAGATCGCCGCGCTGGCCAAGGCCGAAACCAGCGCCGAAGTGGCCGCCGCCTACGCCGGCAAAGACCTGCAGTTTGGCGCCGAATACATCATCCCCACGCCGTTCGACCCGCGCCTGATCATGCGCATTGCCCCCGCCGTGGCCAAGGCAGCGGCCGAATCGGGCGTGGCCACGCGCCCCATTGAGGACATGGACGCCTACCGCATCAGCCTGGAGCGGTTTGTCTACCAAACCGGCATGGTGATGCGCCCGGTGTACGCCAAGGCCCACTCCGTGGCGCCGCAGAACAAGCGCGTGGCCTACGCCGAGGGCGAGGACGAGCGCGTGCTGCGCGCCGCGCAGATCGCCATCGACGACCGCCTGGCCACGCCTATCCTGATCGGCCGGCCCGCCGTGATCGAAACGCGCATCGCCAAGGCCGGCCTGCGCATGCGCCTGGGCAAAGACGTGGAATGCGTGAACCCCGAGGACGACCCGCGCTTTCGCACCTATTGGGAGACCTACCACCGCCTGATGGCGCGCAACGGCGTGTCGGTGGAGGCGGCCAAGGCCACGGTGCGCCGCTCCAGCACCGTCATCGCGGCGCTGATGGTGCACCTGGGCGACGCCGAGGCCATGCTGTGCGGGTTGGTGGGCCGCTTCGACGCGCACCTGGACAACATCCGCGACATCATCGGCGTGGAACCCGGCGCGCCGGGCCTGGCCACGCTGAACGCGCTGATGCTGCCCGAACGCACCCTGTTCATCACCGACACCTACGTCAACGACGACCCGGACGCCGAGCTGCTGGCCGCCATCGCCCAGATGGCCGCCATCGAGGTGCGTAACTTTGGCATGCCGCCCAAGGTGGCCTTCGTGTCGCATTCCAACTTTGGCTCGTCCAAGCGCCCGGCGGCGCTGAAGATGCGGCGCGCGCGCGAGCTGTTCCGCGAGATGGCGCCCGACATCGAATCCGACGGCGAAATGCACGCCGACAACGCGCTGTCGGTGGCGCTGCGCAACCAAGCCGTATCAGACAGCACGCTCACCGGCGAGGCCAACCTGCTGGTCTGCCCCAATCTGGATTCGGCCAACATCCTGTTCAACGTGCTGAAAATCACCGTGGGCAACGGCGTGACCATCGGCCCCATGTTGCTAGGCACGGCCGCGCCCGCGCACGTGCTGACGCCTTCCGCCACCGTGCGCCGGCTGGTCAACATGACGGCGCTGGCGGTGGCCGAGGCTGCGGCGCGGCGCGACACCCGCGCCTGA
- a CDS encoding DUF2917 domain-containing protein, producing MRTQPDALSSLALRAPAPGLHALAAGQARRWCASHSGELRVARGSLWITFDGPQPGTEAGPQGDLFLHAGERLTMPAGASVVIEPASRCPSANDAAFTWQAQRPVGLGEAVRGPASDLSHALGDAAHALSRLMAGVWSAGRGPWRA from the coding sequence ATGCGCACCCAACCCGACGCCCTTTCCTCCCTGGCCCTGCGCGCCCCGGCGCCCGGCCTGCACGCCCTGGCTGCCGGCCAGGCCCGCCGCTGGTGCGCCAGCCACTCCGGCGAACTGCGCGTGGCGCGCGGCTCGCTCTGGATCACCTTCGACGGCCCGCAACCCGGCACCGAAGCCGGCCCGCAGGGCGACCTGTTCCTGCACGCCGGTGAACGCCTGACCATGCCCGCCGGCGCCAGCGTGGTGATCGAGCCGGCCAGCCGCTGCCCCAGCGCGAACGACGCCGCCTTCACCTGGCAGGCGCAGCGCCCGGTGGGCCTGGGCGAAGCGGTGCGCGGCCCCGCCAGCGACTTGTCGCACGCGCTGGGCGACGCCGCCCACGCGCTGTCGCGGCTGATGGCGGGCGTGTGGTCGGCCGGGCGCGGGCCCTGGCGCGCCTGA
- a CDS encoding LysR substrate-binding domain-containing protein, protein MLHSQTHLRSRPVQAGYLRAFEAVARHLNFRMAAEEMALTQSAVSRQIQSLEDEVGVPLFLRHTRAVELTTAGMQLLQAVGQALPRIDAAVRHIRQSSGRKHVSVTTFASFASMWLIPKLEAFQRAYPDIDIRIEASDSAVDLEVADLDVAVRYAPAERMAPGARRLFGESVTPMVSPWLLKSGPPLRKPEDLLQHTLIEAGDAYTPHLAWLTWRRWLDANGMERAQPKRWLSFNYAYQMVQAALSGQGVVLARPPLVAESLTRGELVEVFPAAEFPQARLVSPMAYWLVLAPRSTHRPEVLAFADWLMAESVSTRHTVGEGDDPDMVNDLD, encoded by the coding sequence ATGCTGCATTCACAGACCCATCTGCGTTCCCGCCCCGTGCAGGCAGGCTACCTGCGCGCGTTCGAGGCGGTGGCCCGGCATCTCAATTTCCGCATGGCGGCCGAGGAAATGGCGCTGACGCAGTCGGCCGTCAGCCGGCAGATCCAGTCGCTGGAAGACGAGGTGGGCGTGCCCCTTTTTCTGCGCCACACCCGCGCGGTGGAGCTGACCACCGCCGGCATGCAACTGTTGCAGGCCGTGGGCCAGGCGCTGCCCCGCATCGACGCGGCCGTGCGCCACATCCGCCAAAGCTCGGGGCGCAAGCACGTGTCGGTCACCACGTTCGCATCCTTTGCTTCCATGTGGCTGATCCCGAAGCTGGAAGCCTTTCAGCGCGCCTACCCCGACATCGACATCCGCATCGAGGCCTCGGATTCGGCGGTTGACCTGGAAGTTGCCGACCTGGACGTGGCCGTGCGCTACGCCCCGGCCGAGCGCATGGCGCCGGGCGCGCGGCGGCTGTTTGGCGAATCCGTCACGCCCATGGTCAGCCCGTGGCTGCTCAAAAGCGGGCCGCCCCTGCGCAAGCCCGAAGATTTGCTGCAGCACACCCTGATCGAAGCGGGCGACGCCTACACGCCGCACCTGGCCTGGCTGACCTGGCGCCGCTGGCTGGACGCCAACGGGATGGAGCGCGCCCAGCCCAAGCGCTGGCTCAGCTTCAACTACGCCTACCAGATGGTGCAGGCCGCGCTGAGCGGGCAGGGCGTGGTGCTGGCCCGCCCGCCGTTGGTCGCCGAAAGCCTGACGCGCGGCGAGCTGGTGGAGGTGTTTCCCGCCGCCGAATTCCCGCAGGCGCGGCTGGTGTCGCCCATGGCGTACTGGCTGGTGCTGGCGCCGCGCAGCACGCACCGTCCCGAAGTGCTGGCTTTTGCCGACTGGCTGATGGCCGAATCGGTCAGCACCCGCCACACCGTGGGCGAGGGCGATGACCCCGACATGGTGAACGACCTGGATTGA
- a CDS encoding helix-turn-helix transcriptional regulator, whose protein sequence is MALNNRLLKWPARTPTTMHDQVRRIAGRLYDGVLSPQDWYDGLAACGSALGAGNFHHLTVDVQQGVVAESLASLNDPKALETYANHFAMIDERFPVAMRLGEGQVMLDHEHFSERHMSRSAVYVDCLAPQGMKYTMGLKVRVQGSVQQYVGFMRQADQAHFTEDDRQLALQLLPDMVRATGLRTAARELAQQAQWGLAALDALPQSVLVVDAQLRIGYCNPAAERLLAGTEALAQRHGSLRCLDGAAQAQLQLHVAKACGWHGPGCAGVQALAGQRRRLTLTVLPLKASHAAAAAWQAPAALVLVADPASPGGLSSRAVEQMLGLSPAEARLALLLAAGKTVKEFAAAEGVSWHTARTHLKNAMRKTACHRQLELVGLLQSLRAG, encoded by the coding sequence ATGGCTTTAAACAATCGGTTACTAAAATGGCCGGCGAGGACACCCACCACCATGCACGACCAGGTCAGGCGAATCGCAGGACGGCTGTACGACGGCGTGCTTTCGCCGCAGGACTGGTACGACGGCCTGGCGGCTTGCGGATCAGCGCTGGGTGCGGGCAACTTCCACCATCTCACCGTGGATGTGCAGCAAGGGGTGGTTGCGGAAAGCCTTGCCAGCCTCAACGATCCCAAGGCGCTTGAGACCTACGCAAACCACTTCGCCATGATCGACGAGCGCTTTCCCGTCGCCATGCGGTTGGGCGAGGGCCAGGTGATGCTGGACCACGAGCATTTCAGCGAACGTCACATGTCGCGCAGCGCGGTGTACGTGGATTGCCTTGCGCCACAGGGCATGAAATACACCATGGGCTTGAAAGTGCGCGTGCAAGGCAGCGTGCAGCAATACGTCGGCTTCATGCGGCAGGCGGATCAAGCCCACTTCACCGAGGATGATCGGCAACTGGCGCTGCAGCTCTTGCCCGACATGGTGCGTGCCACCGGCTTGCGCACGGCCGCGCGCGAGCTGGCGCAGCAAGCCCAATGGGGCTTGGCCGCACTCGACGCGCTGCCGCAGAGCGTCCTGGTGGTAGACGCCCAGCTGCGCATTGGCTACTGCAACCCGGCTGCCGAACGCCTGCTGGCGGGCACTGAGGCCCTGGCGCAGCGCCATGGCAGCTTGCGTTGCCTGGATGGTGCGGCGCAAGCCCAGCTGCAGCTTCACGTCGCGAAGGCCTGCGGTTGGCACGGCCCCGGCTGCGCTGGCGTACAAGCCCTCGCCGGGCAGCGCCGGCGGCTCACCTTGACGGTGTTGCCCCTCAAAGCCAGCCACGCGGCGGCCGCTGCATGGCAAGCGCCAGCGGCGCTGGTCTTGGTGGCAGACCCCGCTTCGCCAGGCGGGCTAAGCTCTCGCGCGGTGGAGCAGATGCTGGGCCTATCACCTGCCGAGGCGCGCCTGGCGCTGTTGCTGGCGGCTGGCAAAACGGTCAAGGAATTCGCCGCTGCCGAGGGCGTCAGCTGGCACACGGCCCGCACCCACCTGAAGAACGCCATGCGCAAGACCGCGTGCCATCGCCAGTTGGAGCTGGTGGGCTTGCTTCAGTCCCTGCGCGCAGGCTAG
- a CDS encoding helix-turn-helix transcriptional regulator — MPAHTAQSITGLFYDGVLQPHAWCAALDAMNTHLQAGIFHGFTLDERGGEVPASVGNPEQFGLEARHMADYETHYAAHDRRLSATVSLAPGTVMLDHEHFSPREMQRNPVYADWLVGLGLQHTAGMVVRHEGSARDFISFMRPKGAKPFSDDDKRFIDVLMPDIARASRLRARMLTLARSAALGMAALEGLPHGIAVVDAQCRVRHANGVAERLFAQPAAAGALSVRHGRLQCSPAPAQERLQQLVRGACASLPAAGVLALTEGPRRLVVTVLPMPMPLSYAWASGLQQPAALIVVTSRGAGPSLSPRLAGDILGLSPTETRLALLLADGKTIKEFAAAEGISWHTARTHLKNVMRKTGCHRQLELVALLQSLSGG; from the coding sequence ATGCCGGCCCACACCGCCCAATCCATCACCGGGTTGTTTTACGACGGGGTGCTGCAGCCCCACGCGTGGTGCGCGGCCCTGGACGCCATGAACACCCACCTGCAGGCGGGCATTTTTCATGGGTTCACGCTGGACGAGCGTGGGGGCGAAGTGCCCGCAAGCGTGGGCAACCCTGAGCAGTTCGGGCTGGAAGCCCGGCACATGGCCGACTACGAGACCCACTATGCCGCGCACGACCGGCGCCTGTCGGCCACGGTGAGCCTGGCGCCCGGCACGGTCATGCTGGACCACGAGCACTTCAGCCCGCGGGAGATGCAGCGCAACCCGGTGTACGCCGACTGGCTGGTTGGGCTGGGCCTCCAACACACGGCGGGGATGGTGGTCCGCCACGAAGGCAGCGCGCGCGACTTCATCAGCTTCATGCGCCCGAAGGGTGCCAAGCCTTTTTCAGACGACGACAAGCGCTTCATCGACGTGCTGATGCCCGACATCGCGCGCGCGTCCAGGCTGCGCGCGCGCATGCTCACCCTGGCGCGCAGCGCGGCTTTGGGCATGGCGGCGCTGGAGGGCCTGCCGCACGGCATAGCGGTGGTGGACGCGCAATGTCGCGTTCGGCACGCCAACGGCGTGGCTGAGCGGCTGTTCGCCCAGCCTGCGGCCGCTGGCGCTCTGAGCGTGCGCCACGGGCGCTTGCAATGCAGCCCCGCGCCCGCGCAGGAGCGCTTGCAGCAACTGGTGCGCGGCGCCTGCGCCAGCCTGCCTGCGGCCGGCGTGCTGGCGCTGACTGAAGGCCCCCGGCGCCTGGTGGTCACCGTGCTGCCCATGCCCATGCCCCTCAGCTACGCCTGGGCCAGCGGTTTGCAGCAACCCGCGGCCCTGATCGTGGTGACTTCACGCGGCGCGGGCCCCAGCCTCAGCCCGCGTCTGGCGGGCGACATCCTCGGCCTGTCGCCCACCGAAACTCGGCTGGCGCTGCTGCTGGCCGACGGCAAAACCATCAAGGAATTTGCCGCCGCCGAGGGCATCAGCTGGCACACGGCGCGCACCCACCTCAAGAACGTCATGCGCAAGACCGGCTGCCACCGCCAGCTGGAGCTGGTCGCCCTGCTTCAATCCTTGAGCGGCGGCTGA
- the ppk2 gene encoding polyphosphate kinase 2, producing the protein MTRPARTRADAALNGAASRKKANARPVQAGDISPSLKPEALAAYVASEATAAARGAQVEAALRLTQDETVGTAEERARGLLALLEGAAPDDRKALRKALRSARPAADEVDPDEALAPDWRDGGYPYKNLLRRATYEKEKFKLQVELLKLQNWVKETGARVVIIFEGRDAAGKGGTIKRFMEHLNPRGARVVALEKPTPTELGQWYFQRYVQHLPTRGEIVLFDRSWYNRAGVERVMGFCTDKEYQDFMRQAPEFERHLVSSGVYLIKFWFSVSQAEQRRRFKEREGHPLKQWKLSPVDKASLDKWDDYTRAKEQMFFETDTADSPWTVIKSVCKKRARLNAMRYVLHKLPYDNKDLAQIGKLDPLIVGRAHVVYERGERPQALM; encoded by the coding sequence ATGACACGCCCTGCCCGTACCCGCGCCGACGCTGCCCTCAATGGCGCCGCCAGCCGCAAGAAGGCCAACGCCCGCCCGGTTCAGGCCGGCGACATTTCGCCCTCACTGAAACCCGAAGCCCTGGCCGCCTACGTCGCCTCTGAGGCCACCGCCGCCGCGCGCGGCGCGCAGGTGGAAGCGGCCTTGCGCCTGACGCAAGACGAGACCGTGGGCACCGCCGAAGAGCGCGCACGCGGCCTGCTGGCCCTGCTGGAAGGCGCCGCCCCGGACGACCGCAAAGCCCTGCGCAAGGCGCTGCGCTCGGCCCGCCCCGCAGCCGATGAAGTCGACCCCGACGAAGCGCTGGCGCCCGACTGGCGCGACGGCGGCTACCCCTACAAGAACCTGCTGCGCCGCGCCACCTACGAGAAAGAGAAGTTCAAGCTGCAGGTGGAGCTGCTCAAGCTGCAGAACTGGGTCAAGGAGACCGGCGCGCGCGTGGTCATCATCTTTGAAGGCCGCGACGCGGCTGGCAAGGGCGGCACCATCAAGCGCTTCATGGAACACCTGAACCCCCGCGGCGCGCGCGTGGTTGCCCTGGAAAAGCCCACGCCCACCGAGCTGGGCCAGTGGTACTTCCAGCGCTACGTGCAGCACCTGCCCACGCGCGGCGAGATCGTGCTGTTCGACCGCAGCTGGTACAACCGCGCCGGCGTCGAGCGCGTCATGGGCTTTTGCACCGACAAGGAATACCAGGACTTCATGCGCCAGGCGCCCGAGTTTGAGCGCCACCTTGTCTCCAGCGGCGTGTACCTCATCAAGTTCTGGTTCAGCGTGAGCCAGGCCGAGCAGCGCCGCCGCTTCAAGGAACGCGAAGGCCACCCGCTCAAGCAGTGGAAGCTGAGCCCCGTCGACAAGGCCAGCCTGGACAAGTGGGACGACTACACCCGCGCCAAAGAGCAGATGTTCTTTGAAACCGACACCGCCGACAGCCCCTGGACGGTGATCAAGAGCGTGTGCAAAAAGCGCGCACGCCTGAACGCCATGCGCTACGTGCTGCACAAGCTGCCGTACGACAACAAAGACCTAGCGCAGATCGGCAAGCTGGACCCGCTGATCGTCGGCCGCGCCCACGTGGTGTACGAGCGTGGCGAGCGCCCGCAGGCGCTGATGTAA
- a CDS encoding 5-formyltetrahydrofolate cyclo-ligase produces the protein MNKSFDKKALRERLLQERLHLEDRLARADALQDIMRIWLVGRPDTVIGAYWPIKGEFDPLPALHRWKEDGELLDEPQRRRIGLPVVNKVHKTLTFHAWYPGCPMEEDAYGIPKPKDTEMLVPTLLFVPCVGYGPGGYRLGYGGGFYDRTLASLQPRPFTVGLGFTNGFIDDFEPEAHDLPLDAILNDNGVVWPVGRG, from the coding sequence ATGAATAAGTCGTTTGATAAGAAGGCCTTGCGCGAGCGTCTGCTGCAGGAGCGTTTGCACCTGGAAGACCGCCTCGCCCGCGCCGACGCGCTGCAGGACATCATGCGTATCTGGCTGGTTGGCCGCCCGGATACCGTGATCGGCGCGTATTGGCCGATCAAGGGCGAGTTCGACCCGCTGCCCGCCCTGCACCGCTGGAAGGAAGACGGCGAGCTGCTGGACGAGCCCCAGCGTCGCCGCATTGGACTGCCGGTGGTCAACAAGGTTCACAAGACGCTGACCTTTCACGCCTGGTACCCGGGCTGCCCGATGGAAGAAGACGCCTACGGCATTCCCAAGCCGAAGGACACCGAGATGCTGGTGCCCACCCTGCTGTTCGTGCCCTGCGTGGGCTACGGGCCGGGCGGCTACCGGCTGGGCTACGGTGGCGGTTTCTACGACCGCACGCTGGCTTCGCTACAGCCGCGCCCCTTCACCGTGGGCCTGGGTTTTACCAACGGCTTCATCGACGATTTCGAGCCGGAAGCGCACGACCTGCCGCTGGACGCCATCCTGAACGACAACGGCGTGGTCTGGCCGGTCGGGCGCGGCTGA
- a CDS encoding lytic transglycosylase domain-containing protein, whose amino-acid sequence MRVLKILTPLRALAAGALCALAPALPVLAQPAPANAQPAMPATPQAQVGVAPQAVPDSVILDMREAFRRNDRARLAALLPLAQGHALEPWAAYWELKARLEDATLADVQAFTARYPGTYQEDRLRNDWLLLTGKRRDWASFVPELPRFRMGDDPQVRCYAVAADVASGKAPTRDAVQQVRRDWFGQRDLDDGCLLAAGLLHQAGAMPFTDLWMRARLATEANRPSLARAAVALDAPDVAADVASLQQNPARYLASRAAVGTRKGQELIVLALIKLATQNPDMAAQQLDSKWSVQLTAEERNWLWGVIGKWSALNLSDLAPSYFAKVTRDADLPDDQLAWKVRAALRQGDWRTVLRSVDAMSEPAADEGAWVYWKARAQLALARSDADRAAARAGFDKLAANPGRLGFYEKLAREELGQLSTTPAGPAPLSAQEKEWARRHIGLNRALLAIALGLRSEGTREWNYWTNLHQSGGMNDRELYAAADFACQRQVWDRCINASERTKGFMDFSQRFPMPLRDGVVGQSRSIGLDPAYVYGLIRQESRFVMDARSGVGASGLMQVMPATARWTARKIGLQGFRPEQINEQQTNLLLGTNYLKLALDDFQGSMPLAAAGYNAGPGRPRNWRNGPVLEGAIWAENVPFNETRDYVKKVLSNTTDYAVMLTGKPQSLKARLGQVGPLAVGQTDPSADLP is encoded by the coding sequence ATGCGAGTTTTGAAGATTCTGACACCGTTGCGCGCCCTTGCAGCGGGCGCGCTGTGCGCATTGGCCCCGGCGCTGCCTGTGCTGGCCCAGCCGGCACCCGCCAACGCGCAGCCGGCGATGCCCGCCACCCCACAGGCGCAGGTGGGCGTGGCGCCGCAGGCGGTGCCTGACAGCGTGATTCTGGACATGCGCGAGGCCTTCCGCCGCAACGACCGCGCCCGCCTGGCCGCGCTGCTGCCGCTGGCGCAGGGCCACGCGCTGGAGCCTTGGGCCGCCTACTGGGAGCTGAAGGCCCGGCTGGAAGACGCCACGCTGGCCGACGTGCAGGCCTTCACCGCCCGCTACCCCGGCACCTACCAGGAAGACCGCCTGCGCAACGACTGGCTGCTGCTGACCGGCAAGCGCCGCGACTGGGCGTCTTTCGTGCCCGAGCTGCCGCGCTTTCGCATGGGCGATGACCCGCAGGTACGCTGCTACGCCGTAGCGGCCGACGTGGCCAGCGGCAAGGCGCCCACGCGCGACGCCGTGCAGCAGGTGCGCCGCGACTGGTTCGGCCAGCGCGATCTGGACGACGGCTGCCTGCTGGCCGCCGGGCTGCTGCACCAGGCCGGCGCCATGCCTTTCACCGACCTGTGGATGCGCGCCCGCCTGGCCACCGAAGCCAACCGCCCCAGCCTGGCGCGCGCGGCCGTCGCGCTGGACGCGCCCGACGTCGCCGCCGACGTGGCCAGCCTGCAGCAAAACCCGGCGCGCTACCTGGCCAGCCGCGCCGCCGTGGGTACGCGCAAGGGGCAAGAGCTGATCGTGCTGGCCCTCATCAAGCTGGCCACGCAAAACCCCGACATGGCCGCCCAGCAGCTGGACAGCAAGTGGAGCGTGCAGCTCACCGCCGAAGAGCGCAACTGGCTGTGGGGCGTGATCGGCAAGTGGTCGGCGCTCAACCTGTCTGACCTGGCGCCCAGCTACTTCGCCAAGGTCACGCGCGATGCAGATTTGCCCGACGACCAGCTGGCCTGGAAGGTGCGCGCCGCACTGCGCCAGGGCGATTGGCGCACCGTGCTTCGCAGCGTCGACGCCATGAGCGAGCCCGCCGCCGACGAAGGCGCCTGGGTGTACTGGAAGGCGCGCGCCCAGCTCGCGCTGGCCCGCAGCGACGCCGACCGCGCCGCCGCGCGCGCGGGCTTCGACAAGCTGGCCGCCAACCCAGGTCGCTTGGGCTTTTACGAAAAGCTGGCGCGTGAAGAGCTGGGCCAGCTGAGCACCACGCCCGCCGGGCCGGCGCCGCTGTCGGCGCAAGAAAAGGAATGGGCGCGCCGCCACATCGGCCTGAACCGCGCGCTGCTGGCCATCGCGCTGGGTTTGCGCAGCGAAGGCACGCGCGAATGGAACTACTGGACCAACCTGCACCAAAGCGGCGGCATGAACGACCGCGAGCTGTACGCCGCGGCCGACTTCGCCTGCCAGCGCCAGGTGTGGGACCGCTGCATCAACGCCAGCGAACGCACCAAGGGCTTCATGGATTTCAGCCAGCGCTTTCCCATGCCGCTGCGCGACGGCGTGGTGGGCCAGTCGCGCAGCATCGGGCTGGACCCGGCGTACGTGTACGGCCTGATCCGCCAGGAAAGCCGCTTCGTGATGGACGCGCGATCGGGCGTGGGCGCCTCGGGGCTGATGCAGGTGATGCCCGCCACCGCGCGCTGGACGGCGCGCAAGATCGGCCTGCAGGGCTTCCGGCCCGAGCAGATCAACGAACAGCAGACCAACCTGCTGCTGGGCACTAATTACCTCAAGCTGGCGCTGGACGACTTCCAGGGCTCCATGCCGCTGGCCGCCGCCGGCTACAACGCCGGGCCGGGGCGCCCGCGCAACTGGCGCAATGGGCCGGTGCTGGAAGGCGCCATCTGGGCCGAAAACGTGCCTTTCAACGAAACGCGCGACTACGTGAAGAAGGTGCTGTCCAACACCACCGACTACGCGGTGATGCTGACCGGCAAGCCGCAGTCGCTCAAGGCGCGGCTGGGGCAAGTGGGGCCGCTGGCGGTGGGGCAGACAGACCCCAGCGCCGATCTGCCCTGA